The following coding sequences lie in one Bacillus rossius redtenbacheri isolate Brsri chromosome 13, Brsri_v3, whole genome shotgun sequence genomic window:
- the LOC134538102 gene encoding uncharacterized protein LOC134538102, whose protein sequence is MQNLSISCALVCLIVLGSAALVGAFGVFTHQISAVLVTGVMYLLAATFALFTLTILHFKRHQVKSRPEGRPLQCDASSAAAMLVDGVFASTAALHARQTLDGSFLTARLFSSGWSMELGWGGMALCLLASVSWILLSKIMRYSPISTLMS, encoded by the exons ATGCAAAACCTGTCCATCTCGTGCGCCCTCGTGTGCCTCATCGTGCTGGGGTCGGCGGCGCTGGTGGGCGCCTTCGGCGTCTTCACGCACCAGATCAGCGCCGTGCTGGTCACCGGCGTCATGTACCTGCTGGCGG CCACGTTCGCCCTGTTCACACTGACCATCCTGCACTTCAAGAGGCACCAGGTGAAGTCGCGGCCCGAAGGCCGGCCGCTGCAGTGCGACGCCTCCTCCGCCGCCGCCATGCTCGTGGACGGCGTGTTCGCGTCGACGGCCGCTCTGCACGCGCGCCAGACGCTCGACGGCAGCTTCCTGACAGCACGCCTGTTCTCCAGCGGCTGGAGCATGGAGCTGGGCTGGGGCGGCATGGCGCTCTGCCTGCTGGCCTCCGTGTCCTGGATCCTGCTCTCCAAGATCATGCGCTACAGCCCCATCTCCACGCTCATGTCCTAA